gccggggaagcatccccatgccctagcgcacccgtgcgcaGTGACAGCttcccgggagatggccggagccactccctccacgacggcgggcggcgacgcctACAGCCGGTTGTGGCTAAGCACGACAACGGCTTAGCTTACCCCGACGACTCCCTCTACGACTTTCTAGCACCCCAAACGACCCGCCTACGACTACCCATGAAGAAAGAGAACAagagcaaggaggtgctcaccgtgagcaggaggcgcggcggtggcggacggaaaCGTCGGCGAGTACGGATACTCTGGCAAGGATGTTGGGCAACAAGTGGAccggggtgtagctggggtacctgtggaggagtgggcgagaggaatcgacgggaggtgaggCGTGGCAGTGGAATTTGGTCGGCAGCGATGGCTTGACAGAGAGAGCGGCGGTGGTAAAAAGAACGGCGGTAaaaggggcggcgcgggagcggtagatatatgaaaggtttcaccgcgcgcatgggcgacaccgtgatctactcgtaggcttgcgtggtgagaaGGTGGTGTAGCTGCTGCGCTGGCGGGCGACCGagaacgccggcggcgacacgtcgggcGCGGCTCTATCACCCCCCCGTTTCTTGTTTTTCTGATGTCCGAAACTTCAGAGCACAACCACGGTCAAAATCGCATCCGACGGTCCACAAGTCacttaaccaaagttgtagatgaACTTGAGCTCTACAATTCATATTTAAACGTTTGCCCGAGATTTTCATTCATTTGTTGGCAATTTTGAATTTCTCTGTTTAAATTGACTGAACATTCTTGACACTTCATTCAGTTCGTTAGTCCTTCAGGCAGAGCCATTTACCCGACTTTGTAAATGATTTCAGTGATCCAAATCCCTTCCCTTTAGTCCAACTActtcccatttgtgttctacaacctccaaggattccattttgcccataaacacttACACCTTTTGCTCTACATTTTTCTAAAATCGGCTCCAAACTCGGCTACAtattgctgtttcagacttagacaaATTCAGTAATGCAGTCTACCGTGACAACGTCCTGACTTTGAGCTCCATTTTGAATTTGTCCCCCTTACTGTTCCTGCTCAACAACACCTAAATCTAtttgtccaaagttcatacttcatcacTGTGTAGTTgtcttggtccacttatttggaaaattggtcggaaattaatttccaaaatggactctgctgctatttttctgaacttctattgtcggacggtgaatagtaacttcgatttttaatttctttctttgatttttcttgAGGCATTTAGGACCAGATCTTGTCCGAAAGTTTGATCTtcaagttctaatcacccttacacttccattccacatttttgccaaatttttcttaattttgaattcaaaattcaaatttcggtcaaatttgacccgaatttgatttttagccaatttcttctcctttcgtTCATGAATTGCTTCTATTTCTTCAGAGTTACCTTGATGGctaaaaatggcaggtattacaacatcggccgattttatacggcccttcccacgtgGGAGACCACTTActgaatttaggatcctttgacccaatcggcagcactaacttccataccaggtcccccggagagaactgcttgaccttgaccttcttgtcataccatctggccactttcttcttgttttcctcgatactgatcaaagctctcaatcgttggcctgccaagtcatcaagttcccttttcatgagtgaggagtaatcatcggtcgtcagctgatcttggagcaacgtgcgtctcgatcctgtcctcaattcccacagcaatactgcctcgtgaccgtacaccaactgataaggagacatcttggtggccccatggcaggccatcctgtatgcccatagagcttcggtcAGACACAAATGCTattttttgggttgttcttctatcttcctcttgattaacttaattatccctttattggaagattcggcctgatcattagcttgggcatagtacggagaagagtttagcagtttgattcccatatcagccgtgaactcttcgaattctctTGATGttaacatcgttccttgatcggttgtgatagtctggggaatgccgaaatggtagacgatatggtcccttacgaaatcaaccacggcggccgatgttacggcctttagcggaatcgcctccacccatttggtgaaataatctgtggctactagaatgaatttatgccctttgcttgacggaggataaacttgtccgatgaggtctattccccaacctctgaacggccatggtttgataataggattcatggccgatgcgggcgcacgctgTACATTctcgtatttctgacaatcttggcatactttataatatttgaagcagtcttcgaggattgtcgaccagtagtacccattattcctaatcattcatttcatcttatgtgccgattggtgggctccgcatactccttcgtggatttctcccatcagagtttttgcttcctctgttcctaggcatttgagcagaacaccatcaatcgtccggtagaacaagtcgtcttctagtaacacatattttgtgacCTGAAATCGtatccgccgatccactttcttagatggatctttcaggtaatcggcgatctcttttcgccagtcgtcggcagcgagctctagagccatagcgccctgaatcggccgatatccggatgcatgttgggcaagcctgttggcatcctcgttatggttcctagggatgtgctcaataaccgcggacttgaattctttcagaagttgaaggcaatcctcgtaataaatccttaatacgtcatccttgcattcagaccttcctgttaattggtatacgataagcatggaatccccaaaaatctcgacgGCATCGGCCTTGATTTCCCTCAATAATTGTAACCCTTTCAACACAGCTTGGTACTCTGCttggttgttagtggcggatgcttctatcggcagagagaaatcatagcttgccccccgaggcgatatgagaacgatgccgattcctgatccggccccacatgacgaaccgtcaaagtataaggtccacggcactggttccacgaaggtagtctctggtccgcagtgctgggcaacgaaatcggccataacctgaccctcatatcgtagatcgaattccgataaagccaagatccattttccgatttgtcctttcaagatcggcaatgacagcatgtattttaccacgtcgtctttgcatatgactacacactctgccgataacaaatagtgcctgagtttggtgcatgagaagtaaaggcataggcatagccgctctactgggggataccttgtttcggcgtccagaagtcttctgctaacataatatattacccattcctttccctcaaactcctggaccagagccgacccgatagctcgttcatcggctgataaatatagtttaaacacCTTAacagtttgaggtgggaccaatactggtggcgagaccaagtactgcttgatatcttctagtgccttgcgttgctcttctccccatacgaactcttggtcgggcttcaactttaacaatggtgtgaaggcttggatacgcccggatagattagatatgaatcttctgatgaaatttaccttgccgattagggactacaactcagtcttattttgcggggccacgactttattgatggccgctatggtcttccggttgatttctatcccccgttcgtgaaccatgaatcccaagaattgtccggcggatacaccgaaagcacatttgttcgggttcatcttcagcccatgtttctttgtgcattccagtacctgccgcaaatcagttagatgttcctggtgtccttttgatttgactacgacatcgtcgatgtaaatttccaccaggatgccgataagtttgtgaaatatgtaattcatggctcgctgatacgtagcgccggcgttcttcaaatcgaaagtcattaccacccactcgaataaaccaaggtgacccgggcatctgaaggccgttttggatatgtcttcttcggccattagtatctgattatatccagcgtttccatgcatgaaactaataactttgtgtcccgcggcggcatctatcagcacatcggccgtcggcattgggtatccgcccatcggcgtggcctgattgagattcctaaaatcgacgcatacgcggagctttccgttcttattgtatacgggtacaatgttggagatccattcggcataacggcattgccgaataaattttgcttcgattagcctcgttatttcggcctttatatcaggtaggattttaggattacaccgccgtgcaggttgctgatacggccgatatcccggttttatgggtaaccgatgttcgacaatagatcggtctaatccgggcatctcatggtattcccaagcaaagcaatccttaaactctcttaataaatttgtcaatttacatttgtattccagatccaaatttgcactaatatacgtcggccttggcttggtgccatcgcctaaatctatcatttctaatgaatcggccgacgtgaacccgtgtcctagctttccatcttcccgggcgaactgatccatttagtctgaatcttcagagccgactgctcgaatcggctgtagaccaaaatcggacacctttagGAAATCAGGGTCCCATgccctcccggatatgcacttgacattctcgcagctccattgctgcgtatcggctgccgcgacgctgtatgcagaatcggcggtgactacttcgatgttgtcgccaacccactgtacgaggcattggtgcatcatAGAcaggatgcagcaatttgcatgtatccagtctcgaccgagtagcatgttgtaggaccctttgccattaaaaataaagaaagtagtgggaagggtctaactaccgatggtgaggtcgacgcagagtgcgccgcgGGGAGGAGacatgttgccttcgaagtccttgagcatcatgtctatcCTAGTTAGGTCGTCATCACTtttccctagcttccggaacatggcgtatggcatgatgttaacagcagctcctccgtctactagtaatctggtgatgggtcgaccgttgacatgccccttgaggaacaatgcctttaggtgttgtcgtttgtcgtcctcgggcttctcgaacgtggctgtcattggctccaaagccaattgtgccatctgctcttctattgccgacatgttctggcggtcggcaggagtcatgaattccatcggtagtatgaaaaccatgctgatgtcggctgccgatttgTCATCCCCCTGTCGtgtcttttggggcgccagacctgaGACCTGCCGTTTTTTCCGTCCACCgtatgttgttgctcttcttcctgttgttcccactgacggagacgttggattcttcatttttgagacttggtcaatccatcagggcaccacctggggttcaccgatTTAGtccgtggcctggcgcgttcccattctggttcgcgtcctaatgggttctcgtctgatacccgagcatcgaccatctcttcaagtcgatcatgaacgctgaccttgttttctggttGGCTGTGCCAATCGAACTTGCCCCCCGACCTATCGTTTCGTTCGCGCCTGTCTTCGGACCGATCacatcggtcacttctgcccccagccgatcgtgcactggagggcgccggtcttcttgttcgtgCCAGTTcttgctgatcggctctggccttccacctctggagcgagacctcctgaatgaccgattgttacgatacgggccgttgcactcagggcaattatcggccgatggcaacctaaggttgctttcccagcagtggatgaagaatgggcatcgccagtgatcttcatgtcgctgCATCGCCTcatcccgggatcttgagcgttcctattgccgttgatatttgtcgACCAAAAATTTGGAAGTGACAGGCCTGCGTGGTTCTTCTGATCCGTCGtattcatcctccatccgccgttttcccttgacgtcttcgggcgtcgcttgatttctggggtccacggcaccgcttttcttagccgattcagatgtcagcaccttggcttggagcgaattcttccccgtgtcaaccatgttggtggggaaggggtgctggtcgatcttcatcggcttggccgactttgttgggacttcaaatttgagcctgccttgttcgatggTCGACTGTATTTGCTGTtgaaagattttgcattcatttgtatcgtgggaggtggcgttatgccacttgcaatatttcatcttcttcagctgttcggccgacgggatcgtatggtatggcgagagcttgatctgtctttcttggaggagaagattgaaaattttatcggcctttgatgtgtcgaaaccgaataCTTTCGGCTCCTTTTTctcgaacggacatgatatcggcttttttcctttaacccactccgcCAGGCCGATCTCTATTTCTTCTTCGGATTCAACCTTCTCTAAGTACGCCACTTTtttctggaagttccttcgtGGATCAAAGGGGTGTACTTCCTGGCCAGACAGTCGatgcacgatttggctcaagctctcaaactcctgtgaagcatatttctctttgatatgaggcaggagaccctggaaggctatgtcggccaattgtgcatcagttagggctagggagtagcatttgttcctgatctccctgaacctctgcaaaTACGAGGAtaccggctcatcacttctctgtctgaggctggttaaatcagaaagtttcatctcatgtaccccgcgtagaaatacttgtgaaactgcctctccaggtcagcccatgtaattattgagttgggtggcagtgtagcgaaccattggaaagccgacctggacagggatgatgagaaaaggcgcactcgtagagcatcttgcgccgctgcctctccgcattggatgatgaatctgttcacgtgctctacagtTGTGGTATCATCCAACcccaaaaacttggtgaaatcgggaactttgtaccgatggggaaacggcagtaagtcataagtaggcgggtatggtgtcttgtatgtgtaggtctgcgtttttggttttaaaccgaattgctcttgaatcacctccgctatgcaTGCTgtccagtctggttgttgctgatggACTATCGGCTGAGGAActggcacgtgttggtagaccgGCGACGGGATGACCGGATGGTGGGCGAGAACGTGGGGCGCTTGATGTGTCGTGGCTGGTCGCGTAGTCGGGATCGGCTGTTTGAGTGAACCAACGGCTTCGTCATATAGTACGATCGGCGCAACGCCCCGAAGTGCTTccgttgcttctgcccccctgctcatctccggcacGATGGACTGATATTGTGGCATCATCGGCCGCGCAaccgattggaaaggtgcctggattGGAATACTTCCATAGCTGGCCGATTGATATTGGACGGCCGACGCCGATGATGTCCCCCAAGGCATTGAATTCGAAGGAGACAACTGCGCGGAGGACAACAGAACGGATTGCGGCTGGAGATATGGCGCGCTGTTAGGCCCTAGAGGgattgatgatgaagaggtgccgggacctccaattggagcctggatcggctgaggGACCGAGTGGGGTGTATTTGAATAACTCCTGGTTGGGGCCGTAATAGGTGGGGCAtacgccggcccctggtacccttgggatacgccgttggccaaggagctgatgacggcattgtataccgtattagaaatcaccggggattgatcaatgaaagcttgatagacagattgttgaaccatctcggacatcttgcccgagtcctcggtgattgtgatctggcggggagttggaaacggagtctttttgacagtttccccgctcctggtatgactgaaggattgcagacacgTCTTCCGGTAATACGCTatctgcttttccaattcttccttctggtcggcctcgaggtctgcttccgtcacctcgatgacattATCCTCCGAGACTTCGGCAGCTTttgacatagtggcggttgtattggtcccactgggcgtgccaaaagtgtgttggcgctagaaataggctgatcgaatccccagcgtcggacacatgacccgggagaatctgcttaactcctgttcgggtgatcgccctggtgcagttcgcgcggcgtgccagccaatctgacctgttgattggcaaggaaagaaacgtgtcagatacCAGAGGTTGCGATTGGCTAAGGTTCtgatctcgagatagcttatcagcgaatcggccgatttgctgtaataaagaaatcggctataatgcagccgattaccgggtagcgttaataaagaagactactggagtaatctgaacaacgctacagtaacaacactaggaatagatctaaatcggctatgcgtaaaataataGATTGAATAACGAAGCAGAAGAAAACCGAAAGCTCCAATTCCTaactggataactggtgataaaactagaataacaggtaaaacctagaattctagtgaatatcgataactagtgaataaatccaaacgaaacgacagcgatgcgcccgaagttaaagcttagatattactcgataaatggaacttacagaaatcggccggagatcaagttgatgcagccctgccaacccgtatgaactcgtgaaaagaggaaaagtattggcgaagtcgcctgcttgaaagtaagtacgaggaaatagtagtttgttgtattgatttgatgatgattacagatctacgaGGGTGGCTAtctatagcctgttacaaacgactccttaaccgactagaactctatctctaattttaaacgaaaacgaatttttacaagtacgattcgtactggagttgatcatcatgctctcatgggctgactccctttTTAACTTCATAagccactttaagcccataccggcccaattgctccagcctcctaatcggcagatttctaccaactccaatCGGCAAGAGACAGCCGATTAcggcccacatgtcgggggctccgactactccgaccctgggacttaaggtcaggcgaggcggagttccttcctcggagggtcgggcgcatccgaccccaggactcaggggtcgggtgaggcagaGTTCCACCCTTAGagggcaatcggccgatcctcgactgtagcaccaatcggccgatttccaaccgtgacctctatgtcttgccgcatctcctgatttcttcctttcctgacgCTAATTTcatacatgtcaaaatctggcgtcaacaacttTTAAAATTGCATACGAAATATTCCACATCCAAAACTTTCATCCTCCATATTAGAATCTTTTTACTCGAAAATTGAAAATCTTAAGTCATGCAGAAAATACTTTGCATCTAAGATACATAAATTTAATTACAAGGTTAAGAATTTTCTAAATTTGTACTAAGAATACAGGAACTTATACTTGTGTATCGAAAGCTTTACATCTGCAGCTTTCTAATGAGAAACCAGAAGGATTGAACTTGAAAATAAAGAAATTTGAAATCATGTATTCaacaaatttaaaaaataacagCATGCCATAAAAGTGGAAATTCGTGATTATATAGCATAAAGTAGAAAAATGTTAATGGATCACGGATTGGGTGTTTCTAATTCCTAGGAAAAATGATAGTTGGTTCCTAGTTTCCTACCCTTGTAACCTTGCAATTCTACTCCTACAAAAATTTCATGGACCAGCAGGATAAAATGGAACAAAAGCTTCTGTAACCTACAAATGCTAGAGACATACAGATTTGCAATGATATTTTTTTCCCAGGGATAGAACCTCATTGGGCTCAAGTATTATTAGTATGATACACTCCTCACTAGTGCCTTGAGTCCTCATCTTAGTTGTTGCTACCCAAAACTGCACAGCAATGAATCTGATGGCATGGTCAAACGGAAACTAAAAGTAGCGATTGTCATATTCACATTGCAAAACTAACTACCAGCCCATGGGAGCATCCAAGAAAAGAACTATTTGCACAACGAAATTAAACCAACAGGAGGGAGAATTTGGTTGTATACTATTGGCTCCTAAAACAAACTACCAGCATGCATATCACCGATAAGACACCTCCGCGACGCATTCAAGACCCTACGTCAGCGGCGCGACGCTCAAGGCCCTGGTACGGTGAAGTACAGGAACCATCCCAGCACAATCTGGTGCGCCATGACTGGCAGCCAGTGAGGCGTCGAAGGATGCGGCAGTAGGCGCCGCCCGAGATGCCGCGACGCGATGGCGGAAGTGACCGAAGCCGCAGAAGCAATTCAAGGAGGCCCCCAACCAAGGCGCTGCTCGCCTTCAAACGCGAGACTGAGGGCCGCTGCTTCCGGTGCCTCGCCCCAGACCACCTCGCCTCGGCGTGCCGTGATCCCGTGCGCTACTTCCAGTGCCGGCGATTCGGGCACAGAGAGCGTGAGTGCAGGGCGGCGCGGGCACCACCTCAACAGAGACCCGCCAGACGCGGGCCGCCAACTCGCACCACGCCAGCCACCCGATGACAACCAGCCGCCGCGCCACCAGCACAGCCGCGCGCCAGAGCTCCAGCCAGCCGCCCGCCGACCAACGACGCCCAGACCTCGACACGCCACCAATCCCTGCAGAACCACGCCGCACGGCCCCCATCGATAGCCAGCCGCGACCATGCTCCAGTCTCGCTGCCCGCCATCCTCCATCTGAGCCAAGAAAAACCACATT
The genomic region above belongs to Setaria italica strain Yugu1 chromosome VI, Setaria_italica_v2.0, whole genome shotgun sequence and contains:
- the LOC101785971 gene encoding uncharacterized protein LOC101785971 isoform X2, with translation MSEALCAAWRPAPSGEGAADLALVELEGSMASEGSNGKVNGSTRRVRRPPASCKRLEGIERFPNLLFTMLGFFQPLDSQSMEANQGAFCSIPCDIIYKGGEQQFQDLELKKARMEDGGQRDWSMVAAGYRWGPCGVVLQGLVACRGLGVVGRRAAGWSSGARLCWWRGGWLSSGGWRGASWRPASGGSLLRWCPRRPALTLSVPESPALEVAHGITARRGEVVWGEAPEAAALSLAFEGEQRLGWGPP